GCTCATTGAGAGAATGCTCTGAGGTGGCGAGAGATGATTAGGAGGAAGAAGAAGGTTAGGAAGCTCCGCGGAAGTCACACTCACGGATGGGGTTGCAAGAAGAAGCACAGAGGAGGAGGAAGCAAGGGCGGTAAGGGAATGGCCGGAACCGGTAAGAGGAAGGACCAGAAGTGGACATGGGTCATCAAGTACGCTCCCGACAGGCTCGGTAAGAGGGGCTTTCACAGGCCGAAAGCGGTCCAGTACGTTCCCAAGGTCATAAACCTCAGCGATATAGACGAGAACTTCGAGCTCTTCAAGGACGCTGGAATAATCTACGAGGAGAACGGGAAGCTGGTCTTCGACGCAACGGCCCTCGGCGTTGACAAGGTACTCGGCACCGGTAAGCTCACCAGGGCCCTCGTTGTTAAGGCCTACTACGTTACCCCCAGGGCCGAGGAGAAGATTAAGGAAGCCGGCGGCGAGGTTCTCCTCGCCTGATTATCTTCTTTAACTTTTAACAGTTCCAAGGGTGTTGAAAATGGGAGTCCGGGAAGTAGTCTACGCCATCGAGCGCTGGTTTCCAGAGGTTGAGCGGCCCAAGAGGCACGTCCCCTTAAAGGAAAAGTTCATGTGGACTGGAATCGTTCTGCTGCTGTACTTCATTCTGGCTGAAATACCCCTCTACGGAATACCCCAGCAGGTTCACGATTATTTTGCAACCCTTCGTTTCGTGCTCGCCGGTAGGAGCGGCTCGCTCCTGACCCTTGGTATCGGTCCAATCGTTACCGCCAGTATAATCATGCAGCTCCTCGTTGGTTCTGAGATAGTTAGGCTTGACCTTTCAAATCCTGAGGACAGGCGCTTTTACCAGGCCACCCAGAGGGTATTCGCCGTCTTCATGAGCTTTTTCGAGGCGTTCATCTACGTGTTCGCCGGTGCCTTCGGAAAGGTGAACAGTGGAATAGGCGCGTTCCAGACCGTTTCAGTTCCCAACGGACCGATCTACATAGGCGTAGGTCTCGCCCTCCTGATCGTTCTCCAGCTCGGTCTGGCATCGACACTGCTCATACTCCTGGATGAGCTTGTGAGCAAGTGGGGCATCGGAAGCGGTATCAGTCTCTTCATCGCCGCTGGTGTTTCTCAGACTGTTATCTACAAGTCTCTGGCTCCCGTTCAGAGCAATCAGTACATAGACCCGCTTACCGGCGAACCTGCGATCGTTGGTGCCATACCGGCTTTCATCCAGCACATCCTGAAGGGAGACATAACCGGTGCTATCTACCGCGGTGGAACGTTGCCCGACATCGTAAAGCTGACTGGAACGATAATAATTTTCCTTGTGGTCGTCTACCTTGAGAGCATGCGCGTTGAGATACCCCTCAGCTACGGCCGTGTCACGGTCCGCGGCAGGTACCCGATAAGGTTCATGTACGTCAGCAACATCCCGATAATCCTCACAATGGCCCTCTACGCCAATATACAGCTCTGGGCCAGACTGCTTGCCAACTACGGCCACCCAATCCTCGGCCAGTTTGACAGCAACGGCTATCCAGTGAGTGGCTTTGTCATATACCTCTATCCACCCAGGGACATCTTCCACGTAATCAACGACCCAGTGAGGGCGCTGGTGTACGCGCTGATGACTATATTCTGGTCACTGATCTTTGGGTTCCTGTGGGTTGAGCTTACAGGCCTTGACGCGAGGAGCATTGCGAGACAGCTCCAGAACGCCGGTCTTCAGATACCCGGTTTCAGGAGGGATCCAAGAATCCTGGAGAGGGTTCTCCAGAGGTACATCCCGTACGTGACCTTCTGGGGCTCGTTCACCCTGGCCCTAGTGGCAGTGCTGGCGGACTTCCTCGGTGCCCTCGGTACGGGAACGGGAATCCTCCTGACGGTGGGTATCCTCTACAGGTTCTACGAGGAGATAGCCAGGGAACAGGCAACAGAGATGTTCCCGGCCCTGAGGAAGTTCTTCGCCAGGTGACCTTTTCCTTTTTGCAAAACCTTTTAAGCCCGTTTTTGATTATCCTTTGAGAGACCTCTGGGTGAGAGCCATGCCGTTTGTCGTCGTTATCACGGGCATTCCGGGCGTTGGAAAGAGCACCATAACGAAGCTGGCCCTTAAGAAGACCAGAGCCAAGTTTAGACTAGTCAATTTTGGAGACATAATGTTCGAAGAGGCCGTTAAGATGGACCTGGTGAAGCACAGGGACGAAATGCGGAAGCTCGATCCACTGACTCAGAAGGAACTTCAGCTTAAAGCCGCCCAGAGGATAGTTGAGATCGCCCGGACAGAACCCGTTCTGCTTGATACCCATGCGACTATCCGGACTCCAGCTGGATACCTTCTCGGGTTCCCAAGGGAGGTTATAGAGATCCTCAATCCAAACTTCATAGTGATCATTGAGGCTGCTCCAAGTGAGATCCTCGGAAGACGCCTCCGTGACCTCAAGAGGGATAGGGATGTTGAGACCGAGGAGCAGATAGCGAGGCATCAAGACCTGAACAGGGCCGCTGCCATAGCCTACGCAATGCACTCAAATGCGCTGATCAAAATCATTGAAAACCACGAGGATAAGGGCCTGGAAGAGGCCGTAAACGAGCTTGTTAAGGTGCTCGACCTGGCGGTGAGTGAGTATGCTTGAGGGGATATACGCTTTCCTTGACAATATATTTGGACCGTTCATAACGGGCTACCATCCCATGTGGGTCATTACGGTAGCTGGAGCAATAATTGGTGGGACTTACACCCTGATCTACTACTTCTTCACAGATATCGAGAAGCAGTGGCACATGCAGAAGCTCGCCAAGGAGCTCCAGAAGGAGATGCGTGAGGCCCAGAAGAGCGGGGACGAAAAGAGAATTAAAAAGGTTCAGCAGAAGCAGATGGAGCTTATGAAAATGCAGAGTGAGCTTATGCAGCAGCAGATGGTTCCAATGCTCCTAACGCTTCCCATATTCTGGATATTCTTTGGGTGGCTCAGGCGCTGGTACGTTGAGGTTGGAATAGTCAGAGCTCCCTTCGACTTTTTCCTCTTCGACTGGTTCCATAAGTGGCAGCACTCGGCACTGCCGCCCGACCAGCTCGGATACGTCGGCTGGTACTTCCTAACCAGCTACGCGGTCGGTATGATACTGAGGAAGTTCCTTAATATGGGATAAATTTAAAAACGCTCTGCAAAATGAGGTTGCGAGGTGAGAGTATGAAGCCCATGTACAGGTCAAGGTCATGGAGGAGGAAGTACGTCAGGACTCCCGGTGGAAGGACCGTCATCCACTTCGAGAGGAAGAAGCCCAAAGTTGCACACTGCGCCATGTGTGGTAGGCCGCTCAACGGCGTCCCGCGCGGCAGGCCAAGCGAGCTCAGGAAGCTCCCGAAGACTAAGAAGAGGCCCGAGAGGCCGTATCCAAACCTCTGCCCGAGCTGCATGAGGAAGGTCATGAAGGCCCAGGTCAGGGCCGCCATTACGGTTTAACGTGGTGCGAAATGCCGAAGGGCTGCCTCGTCATAACCGTCAGCGGCCTGGCAGGGTCGGGCACAACGACCCTCTGCAGGAACCTCGCCAAGCACTACGGCTTCAAGCACGTCTACGCTGGGCTTATATTCCGGCAGATGGCGAAGGAGATGGGCATGACCCTCGAGGAGTTCCAGAAGTATGTGGAGCTCCATCCGGAGATAGACAGGGAAGTTGACAGGAGGCAGGTCGAGGCAGCCAAGGAGTGCAACGTCGTTATTGAAGGCCGGCTCGCCGGCTGGATGGTCAAGAACGCTGACTTGAAAATCTGGCTTGACGCTCCTATAATGGAGCGGGCTAAGAGGGTTGCCAAAAGGGAAGGCATCTCCGTTGAGGAGGCCTTCGTCCAGATAGCCGAGAGGGAGAAGCAGAACAGGAAAAGGTATTTAAACCTCTATGGAATCGACATCGAGGACAAGTCAATTTATGACTTGATTATTAACACGGCCCATTGGGGCCCCGATGGCGTCTTCGAGATCGTGAAGGCCGCCATCGACCACCTTTCCCCCGTCGGTGACGCGGGGGAGGAAGAAAAAAGATAAGGAGGTGGGATGAATGCCAGCTATTGAGGTTGGAAGGATTGCCGTCGTTATCGCCGGAAGGAGGGCTGGACAGAAGGTCGTCGTTGCCGACATAATCGACAGGAACTTCGTCCTCGTTACCGGTGCTGGCCTCAACAAGGTCAAGAGGAGAAGGATGAACGTCAAGCACCTCGAGCCCCTTCCGGAGAAGGTCAACATCCAGCGCGGCGCTTCTGACGAGGAGATTAAAGCCGCCCTCGAGCAGGCTGGAATCAGCCTTGAGTGAACTGCAGGAGGCCTTCTGGCCTCTTCTTACTTCCTAACGCTTTTAAGTCCCGTTTCCGAAATCCTTCTGGTGGGTTTCATGAAAACCGCACTGGTGACGGGTGCAACTGGTGGTATAGGGAAGCTTCTCGTTGAGGGGCTCGTCGAGAGGGGCTATAGGGTTGTCGGTGTGGCCAGGAACGAAGAAAAACTTCGTGAACTTCAGGAAAGACTGCAGGCTTTTGAATACATAGTTGCCGACCTGACTGCGGAGGACTTTCCCAGCACGATTTTGAAGGGGCTCGAGAGGCTCGGTGTGCAAAACATTGACCTTCTCATAAACAACGCGGGCCTTGCGGTAAGGAAGCCCCTTCTTGAGCACTCTGAGGTGGAGCTGGAGAATCTATTCCGGGTAAATGCCCTTGCACCTGTGGAGCTTACAAGGGCAGTCCTTCCAATGCTTCCGAAGGGTTCGAGTGTGGTGTTCATAATCAGCGGCGTGGCCTTCGTCAATGTACCTGAGATTCCCTCATATTGTGCCGCCAAGGGCGCACTCCACTACCTGACTGTAAACCTTGAAAACGAGCTCAGGGTTAGGGGAATCCATATTATGAGGGTGTACCCCAAGCAGGTTAAGACAGGCTTCTGGAACGGAAAGGTTCCGAAGGGTTCGATAGAGCCGGAAAGGGTTGCAAGAGCGGTATTGAAGGGGCTTGAAAAGGGCAAGCGGGAGGTTTTCGTACCTGGCTATCTAAAACTCGTCAAGTACCTCCCGAACTGGCCGGTCTTTACCTATCGGTTTAAATATTAAGCTCAGGTTTATAAGGCCGTATCCCGAACTTAGACCGATAACGCTCATTGGTGATGCTCATGGCGAGGGACGAAGTGAGGAGAATCCTTCCCGCTGACATAAAGCGAGAGGTTCTGGTTAAGGACGAGAAGGCGGAGACGAATCCAAAGTGGGGCTTTCCGCCGGAGAAGAGGCCGATCGAGATGCACATGCAGTTTGGGATAATAAACCTCGACAAGCCCCCCGGGCCGACGAGCCATGAGGTTGTTGCCTGGATCAAGAGGCTCTTCGACCTGAACAAGGCCGGCCACGGGGGAACCCTCGACCCCAAGGTCAGCGGGGTTCTTCCGGTCGCTCTTGAGAGGGCCACGAGGGTGGTTCAGGCCCTCCTGCCCGCCGGAAAGGAGTATGTGGCTCTGATGCACCTCCACGGCGACGTCCCGGAGAACAAAATCCGTGCCGTGATGAGGGAGTTCGAGGGCGAGATAATCCAGAGGCCGCCCCTGAGGAGCGCGGTCAAGAGAAGGCTGAGGACGAGAAAGGTATACTACATCGAGATACTCGAGATAGACGGCAAGGACGTGCTCTTCCGCGTTGGAGTCGAGGCTGGTACATACATTCGTTCTCTCATTCACCACATTGGCTTAGCTCTCGGCGTCGGCGCCCACATGGCCGAGCTGAGGAGGACGAGAAGCGGCCCCTTCAAGGAGGATGAAACTTTAGTGACGCTCCACGATTTAGTTGACTACTACCACTTCTGGAAGGAGGACGGCATTGAGGAGTACTTCAGGAATGCCATCCAGCCGATGGAGAAGGCTGTTGATCACCTTCCCAAGGTGTGGATCAGGGATTCCGCGGTTGCCGCAGTTACCCACGGTGCTGATCTGGCAGTCCCAGGAATCGTCAAGCTCCACAAGGGCATCAAGAAGGGTGACCTCGTTGCTGTGATGACACTGAAGAATGAGCTTGTTGCCCTTGGAAAGGCCATGATGACAAGCGGTGAGATGCTCAACAAAGGCAGGGGCATAGCCGTCGATGTCGACAAGGTCTTCATGCCGAGGGACTGGTACCCGAAGATGTGGTAGACCATTTGCTAAGCAAAGTTTCATCAAAGTTGGCACGTGTTCTTTCTCTTGGCGATTATTTTGTTGCTTTCCCTTAAAATT
This Thermococcus stetteri DNA region includes the following protein-coding sequences:
- a CDS encoding adenylate kinase encodes the protein MPFVVVITGIPGVGKSTITKLALKKTRAKFRLVNFGDIMFEEAVKMDLVKHRDEMRKLDPLTQKELQLKAAQRIVEIARTEPVLLDTHATIRTPAGYLLGFPREVIEILNPNFIVIIEAAPSEILGRRLRDLKRDRDVETEEQIARHQDLNRAAAIAYAMHSNALIKIIENHEDKGLEEAVNELVKVLDLAVSEYA
- a CDS encoding 50S ribosomal protein L14e, with the translated sequence MPAIEVGRIAVVIAGRRAGQKVVVADIIDRNFVLVTGAGLNKVKRRRMNVKHLEPLPEKVNIQRGASDEEIKAALEQAGISLE
- the cmk gene encoding (d)CMP kinase, whose product is MPKGCLVITVSGLAGSGTTTLCRNLAKHYGFKHVYAGLIFRQMAKEMGMTLEEFQKYVELHPEIDREVDRRQVEAAKECNVVIEGRLAGWMVKNADLKIWLDAPIMERAKRVAKREGISVEEAFVQIAEREKQNRKRYLNLYGIDIEDKSIYDLIINTAHWGPDGVFEIVKAAIDHLSPVGDAGEEEKR
- a CDS encoding SDR family NAD(P)-dependent oxidoreductase, with translation MKTALVTGATGGIGKLLVEGLVERGYRVVGVARNEEKLRELQERLQAFEYIVADLTAEDFPSTILKGLERLGVQNIDLLINNAGLAVRKPLLEHSEVELENLFRVNALAPVELTRAVLPMLPKGSSVVFIISGVAFVNVPEIPSYCAAKGALHYLTVNLENELRVRGIHIMRVYPKQVKTGFWNGKVPKGSIEPERVARAVLKGLEKGKREVFVPGYLKLVKYLPNWPVFTYRFKY
- a CDS encoding RNA-guided pseudouridylation complex pseudouridine synthase subunit Cbf5, which gives rise to MARDEVRRILPADIKREVLVKDEKAETNPKWGFPPEKRPIEMHMQFGIINLDKPPGPTSHEVVAWIKRLFDLNKAGHGGTLDPKVSGVLPVALERATRVVQALLPAGKEYVALMHLHGDVPENKIRAVMREFEGEIIQRPPLRSAVKRRLRTRKVYYIEILEIDGKDVLFRVGVEAGTYIRSLIHHIGLALGVGAHMAELRRTRSGPFKEDETLVTLHDLVDYYHFWKEDGIEEYFRNAIQPMEKAVDHLPKVWIRDSAVAAVTHGADLAVPGIVKLHKGIKKGDLVAVMTLKNELVALGKAMMTSGEMLNKGRGIAVDVDKVFMPRDWYPKMW
- a CDS encoding large ribosomal subunit protein uL15, whose protein sequence is MIRRKKKVRKLRGSHTHGWGCKKKHRGGGSKGGKGMAGTGKRKDQKWTWVIKYAPDRLGKRGFHRPKAVQYVPKVINLSDIDENFELFKDAGIIYEENGKLVFDATALGVDKVLGTGKLTRALVVKAYYVTPRAEEKIKEAGGEVLLA
- a CDS encoding DUF106 domain-containing protein encodes the protein MLEGIYAFLDNIFGPFITGYHPMWVITVAGAIIGGTYTLIYYFFTDIEKQWHMQKLAKELQKEMREAQKSGDEKRIKKVQQKQMELMKMQSELMQQQMVPMLLTLPIFWIFFGWLRRWYVEVGIVRAPFDFFLFDWFHKWQHSALPPDQLGYVGWYFLTSYAVGMILRKFLNMG
- the secY gene encoding preprotein translocase subunit SecY produces the protein MGVREVVYAIERWFPEVERPKRHVPLKEKFMWTGIVLLLYFILAEIPLYGIPQQVHDYFATLRFVLAGRSGSLLTLGIGPIVTASIIMQLLVGSEIVRLDLSNPEDRRFYQATQRVFAVFMSFFEAFIYVFAGAFGKVNSGIGAFQTVSVPNGPIYIGVGLALLIVLQLGLASTLLILLDELVSKWGIGSGISLFIAAGVSQTVIYKSLAPVQSNQYIDPLTGEPAIVGAIPAFIQHILKGDITGAIYRGGTLPDIVKLTGTIIIFLVVVYLESMRVEIPLSYGRVTVRGRYPIRFMYVSNIPIILTMALYANIQLWARLLANYGHPILGQFDSNGYPVSGFVIYLYPPRDIFHVINDPVRALVYALMTIFWSLIFGFLWVELTGLDARSIARQLQNAGLQIPGFRRDPRILERVLQRYIPYVTFWGSFTLALVAVLADFLGALGTGTGILLTVGILYRFYEEIAREQATEMFPALRKFFAR
- a CDS encoding 50S ribosomal protein L34e, which gives rise to MKPMYRSRSWRRKYVRTPGGRTVIHFERKKPKVAHCAMCGRPLNGVPRGRPSELRKLPKTKKRPERPYPNLCPSCMRKVMKAQVRAAITV